One Thermoanaerobacter kivui genomic window, ATATGTCCTTATCTTTTCATCATCCCAATTGGTGGTTTCTTTTAATCCTTTCTTAATAATTTTTAGATACTTTTCTGATGGACTTTGTATTTCATTGGTCCAGCATCCAGTTATTGTTTTGATTTTAACTCCATCTTTTTCACCAAGTTCCAAAATATAGTTATACCAACTTTTGCCTTCTTGTTTCTGAATATCATAAAATTGTTCTTCAGTTATTTTCCACAATCTAATAACAGAATAGAATTCGAGGTTTGTCTCTTTCTTACAAGATAAGAAGGCTATC contains:
- a CDS encoding gamma-glutamylcyclotransferase family protein — translated: MSEVIYYGAYGSNLLRERFLVYIKGGVYEGKVYEGCRDKTEPVAMGWMYVPYRLYFAKCSPRWENKGIAFLSCKKETNLEFYSVIRLWKITEEQFYDIQKQEGKSWYNYILELGEKDGVKIKTITGCWTNEIQSPSEKYLKIIKKGLKETTNWDDEKIRTYLMKFL